A region from the Corylus avellana chromosome ca7, CavTom2PMs-1.0 genome encodes:
- the LOC132187712 gene encoding inorganic pyrophosphatase 1-like, protein MAGIVAVFDFDKTIIDCDSDNWVVDELGATDLFNELLPTMPWNSLMDRMMKELHAQGKTMEDVVDVLKRIPIHPKVIPAIKAAHALGCDLRVVSDANLFFIETILKHLGLSDYFSEINTNPSFVDDEGRLRIFPHHDFHKSPHGCTLCPPNMCKGLVIERIQASVAEEGKKKFIYLGDGSGDYCPSLKLGDEDYVMPRKNFPLWDLMCKTPLLIKAEIHEWVDGEELERILLGLINKISIEENAQFISADCKLQTISVSAREALPHALPVQQ, encoded by the exons ATGGCCGGAATCGTGGCGGTTTTCGACTTCGACAAGACGATCATCGACTGTGACAGCGACAATTGGGTGGTGGACGAGCTGGGCGCCACCGACTTGTTCAATGAGCTTCTCCCTACCATGCCGTGGAACTCTCTCATG GATAGGATGATGAAGGAGCTCCATGCGCAGGGGAAAACCATGGAGGATGTTGTAGATGTTCTCAAACGGATACCAATACATCCCAAAGTCATCCCCGCCATTAAAGCAGCCCATGCTTTAGG GTGTGATTTGAGGGTTGTAAGCGATGCAAATCTGTTTTTCATTGAGACGATCTTGAAGCATCTTGGGTTAAGCGATTATTTCTCGGAGATTAATACGAATCCGAGTTTTGTGGACGATGAAGGGAGGCTCAGGATCTTCCCCCACCATGATTTCCACAAATCTCCTCATGGCTGCACCCTCTGCCCTCCAAACATGTGCAag GGCCTAGTAATTGAAAGAATACAAGCCTCTGTAGCAGAGGAGGGGAAGAAGAAGTTCATCTACCTTGGAGATGGCAGTGGAGACTATTGCCCAAGCTTGAAGCTCGGGGATGAAGACTATGTGATGCCAAGGAAGAATTTCCCGTTGTGGGATCTAATGTGCAAAACCCCTTTGCTTATTAAGGCGGAAATCCACGAGTGGGTTGACGGGGAAGAGCTTGAGCGGATTTTGCTAGGCCTTATCAACAAAATCTCCATTGAAGAAAACGCTCAATTTATTTCAGCCGACTGCAAATTGCAGACCATCTCTGTTTCTGCTCGTGAAGCCCTTCCTCATGCTCTCCCTGTTCAGCAATAG
- the LOC132187697 gene encoding inorganic pyrophosphatase 1-like yields MAGIVAVFDFDKTIIDCDSDNWVVDELGATDLFNELLPTMPWNSLMDRMMKELHAQGKTMEDVVQVLKRIPIHPRVIPAIKAAHALGCDLRVVSDANLFFIETILKHLGLSDYFSEINTNPSFVDDEGRLRIFPYHDFHKSPHGCRSHCPPNMCKGLVIERIQASVAEEGKKKFIYLGDGSGDYCPSLKLGDGDYVMPRKNFPLWDLMCKNRLLIKAEIHEWVDGEELERILLGLINKISIEESSQFISADCKLQTVSVSAREALPHALPVQQ; encoded by the exons ATGGCCGGAATCGTGGCGGTTTTCGACTTCGACAAGACGATCATCGACTGTGACAGCGACAATTGGGTGGTGGACGAGCTGGGCGCCACCGACTTGTTCAATGAGCTTCTCCCTACCATGCCGTGGAACTCTCTCATG GATAGGATGATGAAGGAGCTCCATGCGCAGGGGAAAACCATGGAGGATGTTGTACAAGTTCTCAAACGGATACCAATACATCCCAGAGTCATCCCCGCCATTAAAGCAGCCCATGCTTTAGg GTGTGATTTGAGGGTTGTAAGCGATGCAAATCTGTTTTTCATTGAGACGATCTTGAAGCATCTTGGGTTAAGCGATTATTTCTCGGAGATTAATACGAATCCGAGCTTTGTGGACGATGAAGGGAGGCTCAGGATCTTCCCTTATCATGATTTCCACAAATCTCCTCATGGCTGCCGCAGCCACTGCCCACCAAACATGTGCAAG GGCTTAGTAATTGAAAGAATACAAGCCTCTGTAGCAGAGGAGGGGAAGAAGAAGTTCATCTACCTTGGAGATGGCAGTGGAGACTATTGCCCAAGCTTGAAGCTCGGGGATGGAGACTATGTGATGCCAAGGAAGAATTTCCCGTTGTGGGATCTAATGTGCAAAAACCGTTTGCTTATTAAGGCGGAAATCCACGAGTGGGTTGACGGGGAAGAGCTTGAGCGGATTTTGCTAGGCCTTATCAACAAAATCTCCATTGAAGAAAGCTCTCAATTTATTTCAGCCGACTGCAAATTGCAGACCGTCTCTGTTTCTGCTCGTGAAGCCCTTCCTCATGCTCTACCTGTTCAGCAATAG